The following are encoded together in the Ignavibacteriales bacterium genome:
- a CDS encoding ABC transporter permease — MLLSQIFSLSLQSLKSNKLRTMLTILGVVVGIFSIIVIMTIITMLQNSIESGISFLSKNTFQIQKFPAINTGGHEEWKKFRNREDITLEDYYRFEEMMTQAKYTAAQLTAGGKVIKFRNLETNPNSFIVGITEGGMKTNNVTLDHGREIRKTDIDFSNNVCLLGQDIREKLFPNIDPVGLNIKVDNKPLQVIGLMEKMPEFFGQSMDNYIVIPISTFESMYGKTGRSVEITVMSYGKQDYNAAIETAIGYMRTIRKVPPGEENDFDIFSNESLIGQINGITEGIRIGAMVISIIALLAAGVGIMNIMLVSVTERTREIGIRKAVGAKRSNILVQFLIEAIILCLIGGFIGILLGVGVGNLAGSFLNAEAAIPLDWVFIGLTLCVLVGIVFGTYPAYKAANLDPIEALRYE, encoded by the coding sequence ATGCTGCTATCTCAAATATTTTCGCTCTCGTTACAATCATTAAAAAGTAACAAACTCAGAACTATGCTCACCATTCTTGGTGTTGTTGTAGGAATATTTTCAATCATTGTAATAATGACTATCATTACAATGCTTCAAAATAGTATCGAAAGTGGAATATCATTTCTGAGTAAAAACACTTTTCAAATCCAAAAATTTCCAGCAATTAATACCGGCGGTCATGAAGAATGGAAAAAGTTTCGCAACCGTGAAGATATTACACTTGAGGATTATTATCGCTTCGAGGAGATGATGACACAAGCTAAATATACTGCAGCGCAATTAACCGCAGGTGGGAAGGTAATCAAATTTAGAAATCTGGAAACGAATCCCAATAGCTTCATCGTAGGGATCACTGAAGGCGGGATGAAAACTAACAATGTTACACTAGATCATGGAAGGGAAATCAGGAAAACTGATATTGATTTTTCTAACAATGTTTGTCTGCTTGGTCAGGATATCAGAGAGAAACTTTTCCCAAACATTGATCCAGTCGGTTTAAACATTAAAGTTGACAACAAACCTTTGCAAGTGATTGGCTTAATGGAAAAGATGCCCGAATTCTTTGGGCAAAGCATGGACAATTACATTGTTATTCCCATCAGTACCTTTGAATCAATGTATGGTAAAACAGGAAGAAGTGTTGAGATTACAGTTATGTCTTATGGTAAGCAGGATTACAATGCCGCAATAGAGACAGCAATTGGTTATATGCGAACGATTCGGAAAGTTCCTCCGGGAGAGGAAAACGATTTTGATATTTTTAGTAACGAGTCTTTGATTGGACAAATAAACGGAATCACTGAAGGCATACGAATAGGTGCGATGGTTATTTCCATAATTGCACTGCTTGCTGCAGGGGTGGGGATTATGAATATCATGCTTGTCTCGGTCACAGAACGCACAAGAGAAATCGGTATAAGAAAAGCGGTCGGTGCAAAACGTTCGAATATCCTAGTTCAGTTTTTGATTGAAGCTATTATTTTATGCTTGATAGGTGGATTTATCGGAATACTTCTCGGGGTAGGTGTAGGAAATCTCGCCGGTAGTTTTTTGAATGCTGAAGCCGCAATCCCGCTTGATTGGGTATTTATCGGGCTCACACTTTGTGTGCTTGTCGGAATCGTATTCGGAACTTATCCTGCTTACAAAGCAGCCAACCTAGACCCGATTGAAGCGTTGAGGTATGAATAA
- the recO gene encoding DNA repair protein RecO: MSEIVKTEAIVLGKMDFSDTSIITNLFTRDFGKFSLILKGGRNPKNRIGPLIDIPNYLNIVFYKKENRELQLLSNADSINHFPGIKNDYDKIIYAFAVVEIIKKLIPDNELHNKLFNGVVRILTLLNSSDEAVEILFSRFFLFFLEEIGFQVQLNECSICGKNQLHNQLLGFNFNSGIICEDCKINYKNSYQIDAELFKYLHCLKFSKKTESLKIDTANKAIEFMEKYLKFHIPDFQGIQSLKNNLRSV, translated from the coding sequence ATGAGTGAGATAGTAAAAACTGAAGCCATAGTATTAGGTAAGATGGATTTTAGTGATACAAGTATAATCACCAATTTATTTACCAGAGATTTTGGAAAATTTTCTCTAATATTAAAAGGCGGGAGAAATCCCAAGAATAGAATAGGACCTCTGATTGACATTCCAAATTACCTGAACATAGTTTTTTATAAAAAAGAAAACAGAGAGCTACAATTATTAAGCAACGCTGATTCAATCAACCATTTTCCGGGAATTAAAAACGATTATGATAAAATTATTTATGCATTTGCCGTCGTCGAAATAATTAAAAAATTAATTCCGGATAATGAGCTTCACAATAAATTATTTAATGGCGTTGTTCGAATCCTTACTCTGCTAAATTCATCAGACGAGGCAGTTGAAATTTTGTTCTCAAGATTTTTTTTGTTCTTTTTGGAAGAAATCGGTTTTCAGGTTCAATTGAATGAATGCAGTATTTGCGGAAAGAATCAACTGCATAACCAATTGCTCGGATTCAATTTTAACTCAGGCATTATTTGCGAGGATTGCAAAATCAATTATAAAAATTCCTATCAGATTGATGCGGAACTTTTCAAGTATCTGCACTGTCTAAAGTTCAGTAAAAAAACGGAATCTCTGAAAATTGATACCGCTAATAAAGCAATTGAATTTATGGAAAAATATTTAAAATTTCATATACCTGATTTTCAAGGAATTCAATCACTAAAAAATAATTTAAGGAGTGTTTAA
- the aroC gene encoding chorismate synthase, translating to MRFLTAGESHGKALTTIVEGFPSNMIVEKSIIDFQLQRRQAGYGRGLRMKIETDSVEILSGVRNKKSLGSPISFLIKNYDWENWKEQMSPYNENISEKISLPRPGHADLVGTQKYNSDDIRNSIERSSARETAARVAAGSVARIFLNHFGISVGSYVESIGGIYSHKSFYQKLLQNNLIEDFIASGLSDIADKSPVRVLEKSQENQIISKIKLAKKKGDTLGGNFIVVASGLPAGLGSFVHYDRKMDAAIAHSIMSINAVKAVSIGSGFLSADKYGSESHDEIILADKSFTRRTNNAGGIEGGVSTGLPIIVRAAMKPIATLMTPIQSIDLKNMKPADARRERSDFVAVPACSVIAEAMLAWTLADYFLQKFGGDSIEETSDNYQNYLSKNFIRVKKNFSIE from the coding sequence ATACGATTTTTAACAGCGGGCGAATCTCACGGAAAAGCATTAACCACTATCGTGGAAGGCTTTCCTTCTAATATGATTGTTGAGAAATCAATAATTGATTTTCAACTGCAGAGGCGGCAAGCGGGTTACGGCCGAGGACTGAGAATGAAAATCGAAACTGACTCGGTGGAAATTCTATCTGGCGTTAGGAATAAAAAATCTCTCGGATCTCCTATCTCATTTTTAATAAAAAATTATGATTGGGAAAATTGGAAGGAGCAGATGTCGCCCTACAATGAAAATATCAGCGAAAAAATTTCGCTTCCAAGACCGGGTCATGCAGATTTAGTTGGAACTCAAAAATATAATTCTGATGACATCAGAAATTCCATTGAACGGTCCAGTGCAAGAGAAACGGCTGCGCGCGTTGCAGCAGGATCTGTAGCAAGAATATTTCTAAATCACTTCGGTATTTCAGTTGGAAGCTATGTTGAAAGTATTGGGGGCATTTATTCGCATAAAAGTTTCTATCAAAAACTTCTACAAAATAATTTAATAGAAGATTTTATTGCTTCAGGATTGTCAGATATTGCTGATAAAAGTCCGGTCAGAGTTTTAGAAAAATCCCAGGAAAATCAAATCATTTCAAAAATAAAATTAGCTAAAAAAAAGGGCGACACTCTTGGCGGCAATTTTATTGTTGTTGCCAGCGGACTTCCTGCCGGGCTTGGGAGTTTTGTTCATTATGACAGGAAAATGGATGCTGCTATTGCTCATTCTATTATGTCTATCAATGCTGTTAAGGCTGTTTCAATAGGCAGTGGTTTTTTATCTGCTGATAAATATGGTTCAGAATCTCATGATGAAATTATACTTGCTGATAAATCTTTTACAAGAAGGACAAATAATGCCGGCGGAATTGAAGGGGGCGTTTCGACAGGGTTACCAATAATTGTTCGTGCGGCAATGAAACCTATTGCAACTTTAATGACTCCGATTCAAAGCATTGATCTTAAAAATATGAAGCCTGCGGACGCACGACGTGAGCGAAGTGATTTTGTAGCTGTTCCGGCTTGCTCGGTAATTGCTGAAGCGATGCTTGCTTGGACATTAGCGGATTATTTTCTCCAAAAATTTGGCGGTGATTCCATCGAAGAAACGTCTGACAATTATCAAAATTATTTAAGCAAGAATTTTATTAGAGTTAAAAAAAATTTTTCGATTGAATAA
- a CDS encoding sugar kinase: MGLLVVGSLGLDTVSTPFDKVENALGGSATYISLAASYFGGPVRLVGIVGSDFPEQYIHTLEDHNIDLEGLQIVDGGKTFRWSGKYHYDLNVRDTLLTELNVFEKFNPIIPEKARKAKFICLGNIDPELQIKVLDQMDDPYFVVCDTMNYWIEGKKDELLRLLPRVNVLIINDSEARLLAHEPNLIKASREIRKLGPEILIIKKGEHGALLFTEDIVFSAPAYPMEMIYDPTGAGDSFAGGFIGYLFKSSDITPDNLKCAVVYGSAMASFCVEKFSTKGLEQLSYLMIKDRYREFLDLSRFDEK; this comes from the coding sequence TTGGGATTATTAGTAGTAGGTTCACTAGGTTTAGATACGGTATCCACACCATTCGATAAAGTCGAGAATGCACTTGGCGGATCGGCAACATACATATCGCTTGCTGCAAGTTATTTTGGAGGACCAGTGCGGCTCGTTGGAATTGTTGGAAGTGATTTCCCTGAACAATACATTCATACTTTGGAGGATCACAATATTGATCTTGAAGGTTTGCAAATAGTGGATGGGGGAAAAACTTTTCGTTGGTCCGGCAAATATCATTATGATTTGAATGTGCGTGATACTTTGTTAACAGAATTAAATGTGTTCGAGAAATTCAACCCCATAATTCCTGAAAAAGCGCGCAAAGCAAAATTTATTTGTCTTGGAAACATAGATCCCGAACTTCAAATAAAAGTACTCGATCAAATGGATGATCCTTACTTCGTTGTTTGTGATACTATGAATTATTGGATTGAAGGAAAGAAAGATGAGCTACTTAGATTATTGCCGAGAGTTAATGTGCTCATCATTAATGATTCTGAAGCAAGATTGCTTGCTCATGAACCAAACCTTATTAAAGCTTCGCGAGAAATCCGTAAACTAGGTCCGGAAATTCTCATCATAAAAAAAGGAGAGCATGGTGCTCTACTCTTTACCGAGGATATTGTTTTTTCAGCACCTGCATATCCAATGGAAATGATTTATGATCCGACAGGGGCTGGGGATTCTTTTGCCGGAGGATTTATCGGGTATTTATTTAAATCTAGTGATATCACACCTGATAACTTAAAATGCGCTGTAGTTTATGGAAGTGCAATGGCTTCTTTCTGCGTTGAAAAATTCAGCACGAAAGGATTGGAACAACTATCATATTTGATGATTAAAGATAGGTACCGTGAATTTTTAGACTTATCAAGATTCGATGAAAAATAA
- a CDS encoding ABC transporter ATP-binding protein, which translates to MNEFSQLKINGLDYSLPVSTGVTKLLLENINIDIKSQGQQNTFTSIIAPHDSGKSTLLKIVCGLIPPTKGQITFFPDSKISPITKVVLINEYKNYLPWLSVRKNIEFTLEHSRYDGKKNNSEIQNIIDLVGLNGYEDHVPSSKSKGFIFRIAVANALITNPDFILLDEPFRNFTSLSRSEAYQVLHNIKSNTRVNFILSTTNILEAIYFSDIVYMMQKNPGLIFDSIKIDRSKISAKFDINDYTREIITEIQNRFAAKKNLGIINFSI; encoded by the coding sequence ATGAATGAATTCTCTCAACTGAAAATAAACGGATTGGATTATTCATTACCTGTAAGCACCGGTGTTACAAAATTACTTCTTGAGAATATTAACATTGATATTAAATCACAGGGTCAGCAGAACACTTTTACTTCCATCATTGCACCCCATGATTCAGGCAAATCAACTCTGCTGAAAATTGTTTGTGGATTAATTCCACCCACCAAGGGTCAAATAACATTTTTCCCTGATTCAAAGATTTCACCAATAACCAAAGTAGTCTTGATAAATGAATATAAGAATTACTTGCCCTGGCTTTCAGTGAGAAAGAATATTGAATTCACATTAGAACATAGCCGTTATGATGGGAAAAAGAATAACTCTGAAATACAAAACATAATTGACCTTGTTGGCTTAAATGGCTATGAAGATCACGTTCCAAGCAGTAAAAGTAAAGGTTTTATTTTTAGAATAGCAGTAGCAAATGCTTTAATCACAAATCCTGATTTTATATTATTAGATGAACCGTTCAGAAATTTTACAAGTTTATCGCGTTCAGAAGCATATCAAGTCCTTCACAATATTAAATCTAACACAAGGGTAAATTTTATTTTATCAACCACAAATATTTTAGAAGCAATTTATTTTTCGGATATAGTTTACATGATGCAAAAAAATCCGGGTTTAATATTTGACTCAATAAAAATTGATAGATCAAAAATTTCGGCAAAGTTCGATATTAATGATTACACAAGAGAAATTATTACGGAAATTCAAAATAGATTTGCTGCAAAAAAGAATCTTGGAATCATAAACTTT
- a CDS encoding Do family serine endopeptidase, translated as MKSKKMFGAAALIAIGIIFGALLITGFGWIRPGLSDIILGAAHPPVNLDADATAFSKAFIEVADKVTPTIVQINVVSETKDNPHENFFFFPFNEVPPEQRGSGSGIIISTDGYILTNNHVVENAKQVSVGLFDKRTFDATVVGTDPLTDLAVIKIDVENLPAAYLGDSDNLKVGQWVMAIGNPLSLSSTVTAGIVSAIGRGQLGLIKDSYGVENFIQTDAAINPGNSGGALVDLSGSVVGINSAIAAGNTGTYIGYGFAIPINLAKSVAKDLIANGKVNRGYIGVNIGEVDNAIAKSLGMDKPRGIIVQGIVPGGAAENSDVKAGDVILKIDGRDVNQPNELQSYVASKSAGSTVTLTIFRDGKELDKKVILKSRDNDTKIEPVTDKSKNDPKNESNSSTINFEELGLVTKNLSSKEKTEYNLDEGVLIADVKPFSKAEDQKLFKGLVIVEADKQTINSVDDLQNVIENKKGKAILLKVLDSKGNARYVGLEIPK; from the coding sequence ATGAAATCAAAAAAAATGTTTGGTGCAGCAGCACTAATTGCAATTGGTATTATATTCGGCGCATTGCTTATCACTGGTTTTGGATGGATTCGCCCCGGACTTTCAGATATAATTCTGGGCGCGGCACATCCGCCTGTAAATCTTGACGCAGATGCTACGGCTTTCAGTAAAGCATTTATTGAAGTAGCTGATAAAGTGACCCCCACCATAGTGCAGATAAATGTTGTATCGGAAACAAAAGATAATCCTCACGAAAATTTCTTCTTTTTTCCATTTAACGAAGTTCCCCCGGAACAGCGAGGTTCGGGAAGCGGGATAATTATCTCCACGGATGGATATATCCTTACCAATAACCACGTCGTCGAAAATGCAAAGCAAGTTTCTGTAGGACTTTTCGATAAAAGAACTTTTGACGCAACTGTAGTCGGAACTGATCCACTAACTGATCTTGCAGTGATTAAAATAGATGTTGAAAATTTACCTGCTGCTTATCTTGGTGATTCAGACAATCTAAAAGTGGGTCAATGGGTTATGGCGATTGGTAATCCGTTATCTTTATCTTCAACTGTTACGGCTGGAATTGTCAGCGCAATAGGCAGGGGGCAATTGGGATTAATAAAAGATAGTTATGGTGTCGAAAATTTTATTCAGACAGATGCTGCAATAAATCCCGGCAACAGCGGAGGAGCTTTAGTTGATCTTTCCGGCTCTGTAGTTGGAATAAATTCAGCAATTGCTGCCGGCAATACCGGAACGTACATTGGGTATGGATTTGCTATTCCAATCAACCTCGCAAAAAGTGTAGCGAAGGATTTAATTGCAAACGGAAAAGTCAATCGTGGATATATTGGAGTAAACATTGGCGAAGTTGATAATGCAATTGCTAAATCACTTGGAATGGATAAGCCTCGTGGAATTATTGTGCAAGGAATTGTTCCCGGTGGTGCTGCAGAAAATTCTGATGTTAAAGCCGGCGATGTTATACTTAAGATAGATGGAAGAGATGTTAACCAACCAAATGAATTACAAAGTTATGTGGCTTCAAAATCGGCTGGCTCTACAGTTACGCTTACAATTTTTAGAGACGGAAAAGAGCTTGATAAAAAAGTAATTCTTAAATCACGCGACAATGATACCAAGATCGAACCTGTGACTGATAAATCAAAAAATGATCCGAAGAATGAATCTAATTCTTCAACAATAAATTTTGAGGAGTTAGGGTTAGTCACCAAAAATCTTTCTAGTAAAGAAAAGACAGAATACAACCTTGACGAAGGTGTACTTATTGCTGATGTAAAACCTTTCTCTAAAGCTGAAGATCAAAAATTATTTAAAGGATTGGTAATCGTAGAAGCAGATAAGCAGACGATAAATTCTGTTGATGATCTTCAAAATGTAATTGAAAATAAAAAAGGCAAGGCAATTTTATTAAAAGTACTGGATTCAAAAGGTAATGCCCGATATGTTGGATTGGAAATTCCTAAATAA
- a CDS encoding NUDIX pyrophosphatase, which translates to MKIISNLIEAHIFRMIENKIEFLLLKRSDKEIYPGLWQMVSGRIKRSEKAFQTALREIQEETNLKPKKFWVVPNINSFYLPEKDLITFLPVFLVQVDSHSEVILSDEHSTYRWVSAQEAKKLLAWSGQKKSVDIIIEYLTKRKSYLNFVEIKI; encoded by the coding sequence GTGAAAATAATCTCTAACCTGATCGAAGCACATATTTTCAGAATGATTGAAAATAAAATTGAATTTCTTTTGTTGAAAAGGTCGGATAAGGAAATTTATCCCGGCTTGTGGCAAATGGTTTCAGGAAGAATTAAAAGGAGTGAGAAAGCTTTTCAAACTGCTTTACGTGAAATTCAGGAAGAAACAAATCTAAAACCGAAAAAGTTTTGGGTCGTTCCAAACATCAATTCTTTTTATTTGCCGGAAAAAGATTTGATAACATTTTTGCCTGTATTTTTAGTGCAAGTTGATAGTCATTCAGAAGTAATTTTAAGCGATGAGCATTCTACTTATCGGTGGGTAAGTGCGCAAGAAGCGAAAAAACTTTTAGCCTGGAGTGGACAAAAAAAATCTGTTGATATAATTATCGAATATCTCACGAAAAGAAAATCTTATCTTAACTTTGTAGAGATTAAAATTTAA
- a CDS encoding ABC transporter permease subunit yields MNRKKYFLIKNYSPLIISLILWIILFEFIIPTNYFVPKPSVVLESFASLWNDYNILPNLFSTFGCIYLSLLIALISQNFLSNKVVHKKFSKYLIKKRNKSRLFFLIFSFLILSAIWFSDFYFLKIIFASVISTFTLTIKNIRGMDRVHPNFIDSMKSLGFPNDVIQNKIISKLVRPSLLNYLKNYQFVLWTIITIYEVFIDREGIGFMLKKIVEYRDLSAAIALLAILGFILLLVNRIHIAITKNFNYENDHE; encoded by the coding sequence ATGAATAGAAAAAAATATTTTCTAATAAAGAATTACTCACCACTTATTATTTCGTTAATACTTTGGATAATTTTATTTGAGTTTATCATCCCGACAAATTATTTCGTACCCAAACCGTCAGTAGTTCTCGAATCGTTCGCTTCCCTTTGGAATGATTATAATATTCTTCCTAACCTTTTCTCAACTTTCGGATGTATATATTTATCACTTTTAATCGCATTAATATCCCAGAATTTTTTATCTAACAAAGTTGTGCATAAAAAGTTTTCTAAATATCTGATTAAAAAACGAAATAAAAGTCGTTTGTTTTTTTTGATATTTTCGTTTTTAATTCTCTCTGCTATTTGGTTTTCGGATTTTTACTTTTTGAAGATAATTTTTGCTTCTGTTATTTCGACATTTACCTTAACGATCAAAAACATAAGGGGGATGGATAGAGTTCATCCTAATTTTATTGATTCAATGAAATCACTTGGATTTCCAAATGATGTGATACAAAATAAAATTATTTCAAAACTCGTAAGACCTTCTTTGCTTAATTATTTAAAGAATTATCAATTTGTCTTGTGGACGATAATAACAATTTATGAAGTATTTATTGATAGAGAAGGCATAGGCTTCATGTTAAAAAAAATTGTTGAATACCGGGATTTATCTGCTGCCATTGCTCTTCTGGCGATATTAGGTTTTATTTTATTACTGGTTAATAGGATCCATATTGCCATAACTAAGAATTTCAACTATGAGAACGATCATGAATGA
- the mtnA gene encoding S-methyl-5-thioribose-1-phosphate isomerase produces MKNKDYFSFKFENDQLVFIDQTKLPFQEVYETTDQYERIASAIERLEIRGAPAIGITAGYALALSVKNTPKNLIQNKFSDALARLKRTRPTAVNLFIVLNEVENYFIQNSSDPNIFYKLLKFVEAIHKEDISFCDRIARNGLNIFAKKSNVLTHCNTGKLAAGGDGTAFNIIKFAHQNDLIFHVYADETRPLLQGSRLTAFELYNSEIPFSILTDSSAAFLMAQNKVDLVITGADRIALNGDAANKIGTYNLAVLCNYHNIPFYIAAPSSTIDRHIPAGNEIEIEYRSKKEILEFNGIPVCPAEIDAFNPAFDITPSHLISGIITEEGVFTFPYNFIQ; encoded by the coding sequence ATGAAAAATAAAGATTACTTTTCTTTTAAATTTGAAAACGACCAACTCGTTTTTATAGATCAAACTAAACTTCCATTTCAAGAAGTTTATGAAACAACAGATCAGTACGAGAGAATAGCAAGTGCAATTGAACGACTCGAAATAAGAGGCGCGCCTGCAATTGGAATTACTGCAGGTTATGCTTTGGCACTATCTGTAAAAAATACTCCTAAAAATCTTATTCAAAATAAATTCAGTGATGCACTTGCAAGGCTTAAGCGTACCAGACCAACGGCAGTAAATCTATTTATAGTTTTAAACGAAGTAGAAAATTATTTCATCCAAAATTCTTCTGACCCGAATATCTTCTATAAATTATTAAAATTTGTTGAGGCTATCCACAAAGAAGATATTTCTTTTTGTGATCGCATTGCACGCAATGGGTTAAATATTTTCGCCAAAAAATCCAACGTACTTACTCATTGTAACACAGGGAAATTAGCTGCCGGCGGTGATGGAACAGCGTTCAATATAATTAAATTTGCACATCAAAATGATCTGATTTTTCACGTGTATGCTGATGAAACACGACCGTTGCTGCAAGGCTCGAGGCTTACTGCATTTGAACTTTATAATTCTGAAATTCCATTTTCAATCCTTACAGATTCTTCTGCTGCTTTTTTAATGGCGCAAAATAAAGTTGATTTAGTAATCACCGGCGCTGATAGAATTGCCCTGAACGGCGACGCTGCTAATAAAATCGGGACGTATAATCTTGCTGTGCTCTGCAACTATCATAATATTCCATTTTACATTGCGGCACCGTCATCAACAATAGACAGGCACATTCCAGCTGGAAATGAAATTGAGATTGAGTATCGGAGTAAAAAAGAAATACTTGAATTTAACGGGATTCCAGTTTGCCCTGCCGAAATTGATGCATTCAATCCGGCTTTTGATATCACTCCATCACATTTGATTTCTGGAATTATTACGGAGGAGGGTGTATTCACTTTTCCGTATAATTTTATCCAATGA